The genomic window TGCAGCGCTTGCGAATTTTTACAAGATTGAGCCGGCGCAGATTCTCATCGCTCACGACGAGCTGGATATTGCACCGGGCACGGCGCGCTTTAAGTTTGACGGCGGCCATGGCGGTCATAACGGTCTGCGGGATATTGTGCCGGCGTTAGGAAATCGCAAGGACTTCCATCGTCTGCGGGTCGGCATCGGTCACCCCGGGTCCGCAAAACAGGTGAGCAACTACGTGCTTTCCAAGGCGTCTCCCGCGGATCGCGAGGCCATTGCCGCCAGTATTGATGAGGCCCTTCGTGCCCTACCCCTGCTACTGGCGGGTGACGCCGGGAAGGCCATGACACAATTACACAGTTTTAATGGCGCGGACTCGACGATGTCGACTCCACCGCTTAAGGAATAGCTA from Congregibacter litoralis KT71 includes these protein-coding regions:
- the pth gene encoding aminoacyl-tRNA hydrolase, yielding MPVTIQLIVGLGNPGSQYEGTRHNAGEDFARELVRQAGGTFKLETKYHGELAEVFFAGHKLRVLVPHTFMNRSGKSVAALANFYKIEPAQILIAHDELDIAPGTARFKFDGGHGGHNGLRDIVPALGNRKDFHRLRVGIGHPGSAKQVSNYVLSKASPADREAIAASIDEALRALPLLLAGDAGKAMTQLHSFNGADSTMSTPPLKE